In one Umezawaea sp. Da 62-37 genomic region, the following are encoded:
- a CDS encoding MATE family efflux transporter, giving the protein MTDMTTGPALRKIVGFALPLTAANLLQQGYVLIDGILVGHYVGVDGLAAVGVAGPMFYLLNAMFIGLGTAFTIRLAHLRGAQQDGERRGVVLALALVTAVWAAGCVVLATVLARPVLSLMGIHGELADDCALFFGTLSIGFPAMFGLAAVSAYFRGLGNSRAAMWVQGFGNVANIVLVWLFLSVLGMGIGGAALATVLASAAALVVGLVAARRIYPLGRKRSEPAVRHELVDAVRLGFPLASQHIILAVGIMVLVWIIQSYGAVVLAAFTVVSRLELFTGMLFLDFSGAVTAFVAQNLGGADRDRARRGLVQTIGLTIGLTVVVSAVVLLARSPIAGLFTTDPATRELTERYILIIYPFLVLYTVMVVTHGYLNGSRRTTAPLICTLIAFVVVQVPFAYLLNGTFGIDAVMWAVVAGWSAGLTYSVFCLREVLFARPALTPGLKGAS; this is encoded by the coding sequence ATGACGGACATGACCACGGGGCCCGCGCTGCGCAAGATCGTCGGGTTCGCGCTGCCCCTGACCGCGGCGAACCTGCTCCAGCAGGGGTACGTGCTGATCGACGGCATCCTGGTCGGGCACTACGTCGGCGTCGACGGCCTCGCCGCCGTTGGCGTGGCGGGCCCGATGTTCTACCTGCTCAACGCGATGTTCATCGGCCTCGGCACCGCGTTCACCATCCGGCTGGCGCACTTGCGCGGCGCCCAGCAGGACGGTGAGCGGCGGGGTGTGGTGCTCGCGCTGGCGCTGGTCACGGCGGTGTGGGCGGCCGGGTGCGTCGTGCTCGCGACGGTGCTGGCGCGGCCGGTCCTGTCGCTCATGGGCATCCACGGGGAGCTGGCGGACGATTGCGCGCTGTTCTTCGGCACGCTGTCGATCGGCTTCCCGGCGATGTTCGGGCTGGCCGCCGTCAGCGCCTACTTCCGCGGCCTGGGCAACTCGCGGGCCGCGATGTGGGTGCAGGGCTTCGGGAACGTGGCCAACATCGTGCTCGTCTGGCTGTTCCTCTCGGTGCTGGGCATGGGGATCGGCGGCGCGGCACTGGCCACGGTGCTCGCCAGCGCCGCCGCGCTCGTGGTCGGGCTCGTGGCCGCGCGGCGGATCTACCCGTTGGGGCGCAAGCGGTCCGAGCCCGCCGTGCGGCACGAACTGGTGGACGCCGTGCGGCTGGGGTTCCCGTTGGCCAGCCAGCACATCATCCTCGCGGTGGGGATCATGGTGCTGGTCTGGATCATCCAGTCCTACGGCGCCGTGGTGCTCGCGGCGTTCACCGTGGTGTCCCGGCTGGAGCTGTTCACCGGGATGCTGTTCCTGGACTTCTCCGGCGCGGTGACCGCGTTCGTGGCGCAGAACCTCGGCGGCGCGGACCGCGACCGGGCGCGGCGCGGGCTCGTGCAGACGATCGGGCTCACCATCGGGCTCACCGTCGTGGTGTCCGCGGTGGTCCTGCTGGCCCGCTCCCCCATCGCCGGGCTGTTCACCACAGACCCCGCGACGCGGGAGCTGACCGAGCGCTACATCCTGATCATCTACCCGTTCCTGGTGCTGTACACGGTCATGGTGGTCACCCACGGGTACCTCAACGGGTCCCGCCGCACCACGGCGCCGCTGATCTGCACGCTCATCGCGTTCGTCGTCGTGCAGGTCCCGTTCGCCTACCTGCTCAACGGCACGTTCGGCATCGACGCGGTCATGTGGGCGGTGGTCGCGGGCTGGTCGGCCGGGTTGACCTACAGCGTGTTCTGCCTGCGCGAGGTGCTGTTCGCCCGTCCCGCGCTGACCCCCGGGTTGAAGGGCGCCTCGTGA